A window of the Salvelinus sp. IW2-2015 linkage group LG37, ASM291031v2, whole genome shotgun sequence genome harbors these coding sequences:
- the LOC111960005 gene encoding uncharacterized protein — protein sequence MTNSKMIALCLIFPLIVERVHMVAGIKSSSIRQENDLISANVGDTVILRCFYEGDMAVIFSWYKQTLGEKLQLFSTFYKNDSDATFHQKFKDNPRFSLRCGKGVNHLRISDIELSDSATYYCGSAYNNIMEFGEGTIVIVKGSWSRNTTVLQQSISGSVQPGDSVTLNCTIHTETXAGEHXVYWFRHGSGEYHXGIIYTHGDRSDQCEKXXEAGSPTQSCVYNLPKRNLSLSDAGTYYCAVASCGEMLFGNGTKLDIXXNGAEPILLVYCLSAALGLSFXLITVLGCIMYKMNKRKCVLCRGPVSQTRGPAVSSSDAGAQDADSLHYVALNLSNKKNRSRRQRSNMEEETVYSGIR from the exons ATGACAAATTCAAAAATGATCGCACTGTGTCTGATATTTCCACTTATCGTAGAGAGGG TTCATATGGTAGCTGGGATTAAGTCCTCATCCATACGTCAGGAGAATGATCTCATCTCTGCCAACGTTGGAGACACAGTGATTCTGCGTTGCTTCTATGAAGGCGACATGGCAGTCATTTTCTCCTGGTACAAGCAAACATTAGGAGAAAAACTTCAGCTCTTCTCAACCTTCTATAAGAATGACAGTGATGCTACGTTTCACCAGAAATTTAAGGATAATCCTCGTTTCTCACTGCGATGTGGCAAAGGAGTGAATCACCTAAGGATCTCCGACATCGAACTCTCGGATTCAGCAACATACTACTGTGGGAGTGCTTATAACAACATCATGGAATTTGGAGAAGGAACCATTGTCATTGTAAAAG GTTCATGGTCCAGAAACACAACTGTGCTCCAGCAATCTATTTCTGGGTCAGTCCAGCCaggagactctgtgactctgaactgtacaatacacactgaGACCTYTGCAGGAGAACACYgtgtctattggttcagacatggctcGGGAGAATACCATRCAGGAATCATTTACACGCATGGAGACAGGAGTGATCAGTGTGAGAAGASCKCTGAGGCTGGGTctcctacacagagctgtgtctacaacctccccaagaggaacctcagcctctctgatgctgggacttactactgtgctgtggcRTCATGTGGGGAGATGCTGTTTGGAAATGGGACCAAACTGGACATCAAMM aCAATGGCGCAGAACCTATTCTCTTGGTGTACTGCCTAAGCGCAGCATTGGGTCTGTCGTTTATKCTGATCACTGTCCTTGGTTGCATCATGTACAAGATGAACAAGAGAAAGTGTGTGCTGTGTAGAG GACCCGTCTCTCAGACAAGAGGTCCAGCAGTCTCTTCTTCAGATGCAGGG GCCCAAGATGCAGACAGTCTCCATTATGTAGCTCTGAATCTGAGCAACAAGAAGAACAGGTCTAGAAGACAGAGAAGCAACATGGAGGAAGAGACGGTGTACTCTGGGATCAGATAG